A window of Kineococcus sp. NBC_00420 genomic DNA:
GTCACCTCGAGGATGCGCTCCACGTTGCGCACGGCCTGCTTGCGCTCGTCCTCACCCGGACCGGACCAGCGCTGGACGAACTGCGTGGAGGCCACCCCGACCCCGGCCGCGTCCAGGGCGGACCGGAACTTCCGGACGGTCGCGAGGTCGACCCGCGGGTGGCGGAAGAAGGGGATGAAGTCCTCGCGCGGCGAGAGCTCGATCCACTCGTAGCCGAGGTCGGCGACCAGTCCGGGGAGGTCCAGCAGCGGCACCTCGCGGAACATGTAGGTGTCGAGCGCGATCTGCAGGTCCGCGTTGCGCGGTACGGCGTCGGCGACGAACCCGGGAGCCAGGCTCACGGTTTCGCCCCCAGGTCGACCTCGACGCGCTCCCCGGTGCGCAGGGACTCCACCCCGGCTGCGCACACCGCGGCCGCCGCATAGCCGTCCCAGACACCCGGCCCGTCGACGTTCGCCCCGGAGCGGACGGCATCGATCCAGCGCTGGAACTCCACGTCGTAGGCGGCGCCGAACCGTTCCTTGAAGTCCTTGGGGATGCTGCCACCCCAGCCCTGGCCGGACTGGGTGACCATGCCCTCGGGCAGGCCGATGCGCGCCTGCCCCTTCTCGGCGACGAGTTCGGTGCGCACCTCGTAGCCGAAGGTGGTGTTCACGAAGATCTCGACGTCCACGAGGATCCCGGACTCGGTCTCCATGATGACGAACTGCGGGTCCCGCAGCCCTTCGGGGGCGGCGCTCGTCGACCGCGGCGCGATGACGCGGATGGCCACGATCTCCTCCCCCGTCAGGTAGCGGGCGATGTCGACCTCGTGCACGACGGAGTCGAGGATGAGCATCTCGGAGGAGAAGTTCGGCGGGGTCGTCGCGTTGCGGTGGGCGCAGTGCAGGAACAGCGTCCGGCCGTACTCACCGGACTCGACGAGCCCCCGCAGCTGCTGGTACCCGGCGTCGAAGCGACGCATGAAACCGACCTGCACGAGCGGGCGACCCAGGGCCGCCTCGGCCTCGACGATCCGCCGCGACGTCTCCGGCGAGGTCGTGAGGGGCTTCTCGCAGAGGACGGGCTTGCCGGCCTCGAGGGCCACCAGCACGAGGTCCTCGTGGGTGAAACCCGGGGTGGCGATGACGATGGCGTCGACCTCGGGGTCGAGGATCGCGGCCTTCGGGTCGTGGATGGCCCGGACCCCGAACTCGGCGGCCACGGCGTCGGTCCGCGCCGCGTCGACGTCGCTGACGGCGACCAGTTCCGCGCCCGCGGTCAGCGTCGCCAACCGCCGGGCGTGGTCCTGGCCCATCATGCCGACCCCGAGCACGGCGACCCGCACGGCGCGGTCCCGGTCGTAGCCCGCCCGGGCGCTGTCCGGTTCCAGGGCGGTGGTGGTCGAGGTGCTCATGACGGGTCGTCTCTCCTTCTCGTGCTGCGGGGTGTTCGGGGTCAGAGCTTGTCGGTCGCCGCGGTGACGGCCGACAGTTCGTGGCTGAGGGCTTCGAGCTCGGCGCCCCCGGCCATCTCGTTGGTCAGCTGGTCCAGCGAGATCTCCGCGCGGGAGGAGTCCAGGGACACGTTGCCGCGGTTGAGGATCACGAAGTGGTTGCCGACGAGGTACGCGTGGTGGGGGTTGTGGGTGATGAAGATGACCCCGAGTCCCGCGTCACGGGCCTTCGCGACGTACTTGAGCACCACCCCGGACTGCTTGACGCCCAGCGCGGCCGTCGGCTCGTCCAGGATCAGCACCTTCGCCCCGAAGTAGATCGCCCGGGCGATCGCGATGCACTGGCGCTGCCCCCCGGAGAGCGCCCCCACCGGCCGGTCCAGGTCGGGCACCGAGATGCCCATCTTGGTCAGTTCCTCGCCGGTGATCCGCACCATCGACTTCACGTCCAGGCTGGCGAAGGGACCCCAGCCCTTGCGCATCTCCTGACCGAGGAAGAAGTTGCGCCAGATCGACATCAGCGGCACCAGCGCCAGGTCCTGGTAGACCGTCGCGATGCCCCGTTCCAGCGAGTCGCGCGGGGAGGAGAAGTGCACCTCCTCACCGTTCACGGTGAGGACCCCGTCGGAGTGCGTGTGCAACCCGGCGATGATCTTGATGAGCGTGGACTTCCCGGCGCCGTTGTCCCCCAGCACGCAGGTGATCTCGCCCTGGCGCACGGACAACGTGACGCCCCGGAGCGCGTGCACGTTGCCGTACTTCTTGCCCACGTCGTCCAGGCGCAGGATCTCCTGGTTGGGAGCCTGCTGGCCGCTGTCGGAACCTGTCATCGCGTTCACCTCTTCGCCGCCTGGTTCTTCACCACGAGGTTGACCACGGTCGCGATGACGAGCATCGCGCCCAGGAACAGCTTGTTCCAGTCCGCGTTCCACCCCGCGTAGACGATGCCGTTGGTGACGACCCCGTAGATCAGCGCGCCGATCGCGGCACCGATCGCGGAGCCGTACCCACCGGTCATCAGGCAACCGCCGACGACGGCCGCGATGATGTAGAACAGTTCGTTGCCGACGCCGTTGCCCGACTGGACGTTGGAGTAGGCGAACAGGTTGTGCATCCCCAGCAGCCACGCCGTGAACCCGACGCCCATGAACAGGCCGATCTTCACCGCCTTCACCGGGACACCGACCGCGCGGGCCGCGGCCGGGTCCCCGCCGGCGGCGAAGATCCAGTTCCCGACCCGGGTCCGCAGCAGGATCCACGTCGCCACGACCACGAGGACGACCCAGAAGATGATCGGCACCCGCAGCCCGTTGCCCACCGGCAGGGAGTAGTTGAAGAACGCCCTGGCCGAGGAGTACCCGGCCATGTCGGTGATCGTCGGCGAGGACACCCCGCCGGAGACGACCTTCGTCACGCCCAGGTTCAGACCGGTCAGCATGAAGAACGACCCGAGGGTGATGATGAAGCTCGGCAACCCCGTCCGCACGAAGAGCCAGCCGTTGAAGAGACCGACGGCCAGGGCCACGACGAGCGAGATCAGCACGCCGACCCAGATGTTCAGGTGCAGCTGGTAGGCCGTGGTCGCCGCCGTCAACGACGCCGTCGTCACCGCGACACCGGCGGAGAGGTCGAACTCCCCGCCGATCATCAGCAGCGCCACGCTGACGGCCATGATGCCGATCGTGGAGCTGGAGTAGAGCACGGTGAAGATGCTCGCGCCCGAACGCAGCGTCGGGGCCACGGCGAGGAACAGCACGAGCAGGGCGATCGCTCCGATGAGCGACCCGATCTCGGGACGGGAGACCAGCGAGGCCAGCGCCGATCGGCGCTGGACGCGGTCGTCGGCCGAGGTGGCCTTCCCCCCCGAGTGCGTGGTCGGGGGTTCCTGTCCCGTGGCGCTCTGCACGCTGTGACTCACGGGGTCACGCTCCCCGTCGCAGTGCGAATCTCCATCGATCCGTTCCTCTCTGGTGTGCCGAGCCGATCCGACGTTCGAACGGCGAAGGTCTAGCGGCAGGAGTTGAGGTACGTGCGGGTGCGGGTGGCGATCGGCAGGGGTGCGTCGAAGGCCACCGGGTAGAGGTCCTGCTCGACGATCGCGAAGAGGTCGCGGCCGAGGCCCTCGAGCGCCTCGAGGATCGGCGGCATGGCCGGGATCCCGTGCGGCGGCTCGACCATGGCGCCCAGCTTGACGGCCTCGCCGAACGGGAGGTCCTCGGCCTTCACCCTGGCGACGATCGCCGGGTCCACCTGCTTGAGGTGGACGTAGGCGATCCGGTCGGGGTGGTCGGCGATGATCTTCAGGTTGTCGCCACCGGAGTACGACACGTGCCCGGTGTCGAGGCAGAGCTTCACCACGTCGGGGTCGGTCAGTTCGAGGAACCGGTCGACCTCGGCGTGGGTGTCGATGTGGGTGTCGGCGTGGGAGTGGACCGCGATCTGCAGGCCGTAGCCGTTGCGCACGTCCCGGCCGAGGCGGTCCATGCCGGCGGCGAGGCGGGCCCAGCCGTCCTCGTCGAGTTCGCGCGGTTCGATCTGCTCGCCGGTCTTGTCGCTGCGCCACTGGCCGGGGATCACCACGAGGTGGGTGCCGCCCATGGCCTGGGTGAGCTTGGCGACCTGCTCGACCTGCGCCCACGCCTCGTCGTAGTGGTCGGGGCGGTGCAGGGCGGCGAAGATCGTGCCGGCGGACACCTTGAGCCGGCGCTTCTCGAGCTCGTCGGAGAGTTCGGCGGGGTCGGTCGGGAGGTAGCCGTACGGCCCCAGCTCGATCCACTCGTAGCCGGCGTCGACGACCTCGTCGAGGAAGCGGGCGGCTGGGGTCTGCAGCGGGTCCTCGGCGAACCAGACGCCCCAGGAGTCCGGAGCGGTGCCGATGGTCACGGCGCCTGTTGTCGGGGTGCGGCCCATGGGGAAGTTCCTCCACGTCGTCGTGCGTCGCCGTCCCGGCGGGGAGGGCGACTGCGGAAACTGTCGCGCGTGAACGCGCGAACTGTCAAGCGATTGTCGTTACATACTTACCTCTCCGCGACCTCAGGAGAAGCGGCACCCGGCCCCACCGGGGCCCGGACGACGAACGTCCCCCCGGGTAAGTGCTTACCCGGGGGGACGTGACGTCAGAGGAGCGGGCGTTGCGCCTCCTTCTTCCCCTCGTACCAGGTGCGCGCGGTGCGGGTGGACTCCAGGCGCGACACCTCCGAGACCGGGACGTCCCACCAGCCGCCCCCGTCGGGGGCCTCGGAGTAGAGGTCGGTCTCGACGTACACGCAGGTCGACTCCGTGGACGCCTTGGCGTCCTGGAGGGCCGCCACGAGCTCCTTGCGGGTCCCGGCGCGCAGCGTCCGGATCCCGAGGCTCTCGACGTTCGCCGCG
This region includes:
- a CDS encoding Gfo/Idh/MocA family protein, which codes for MSTSTTTALEPDSARAGYDRDRAVRVAVLGVGMMGQDHARRLATLTAGAELVAVSDVDAARTDAVAAEFGVRAIHDPKAAILDPEVDAIVIATPGFTHEDLVLVALEAGKPVLCEKPLTTSPETSRRIVEAEAALGRPLVQVGFMRRFDAGYQQLRGLVESGEYGRTLFLHCAHRNATTPPNFSSEMLILDSVVHEVDIARYLTGEEIVAIRVIAPRSTSAAPEGLRDPQFVIMETESGILVDVEIFVNTTFGYEVRTELVAEKGQARIGLPEGMVTQSGQGWGGSIPKDFKERFGAAYDVEFQRWIDAVRSGANVDGPGVWDGYAAAAVCAAGVESLRTGERVEVDLGAKP
- a CDS encoding ATP-binding cassette domain-containing protein, encoding MTGSDSGQQAPNQEILRLDDVGKKYGNVHALRGVTLSVRQGEITCVLGDNGAGKSTLIKIIAGLHTHSDGVLTVNGEEVHFSSPRDSLERGIATVYQDLALVPLMSIWRNFFLGQEMRKGWGPFASLDVKSMVRITGEELTKMGISVPDLDRPVGALSGGQRQCIAIARAIYFGAKVLILDEPTAALGVKQSGVVLKYVAKARDAGLGVIFITHNPHHAYLVGNHFVILNRGNVSLDSSRAEISLDQLTNEMAGGAELEALSHELSAVTAATDKL
- a CDS encoding ABC transporter permease, with amino-acid sequence MASLVSRPEIGSLIGAIALLVLFLAVAPTLRSGASIFTVLYSSSTIGIMAVSVALLMIGGEFDLSAGVAVTTASLTAATTAYQLHLNIWVGVLISLVVALAVGLFNGWLFVRTGLPSFIITLGSFFMLTGLNLGVTKVVSGGVSSPTITDMAGYSSARAFFNYSLPVGNGLRVPIIFWVVLVVVATWILLRTRVGNWIFAAGGDPAAARAVGVPVKAVKIGLFMGVGFTAWLLGMHNLFAYSNVQSGNGVGNELFYIIAAVVGGCLMTGGYGSAIGAAIGALIYGVVTNGIVYAGWNADWNKLFLGAMLVIATVVNLVVKNQAAKR
- a CDS encoding TIM barrel protein; translated protein: MGRTPTTGAVTIGTAPDSWGVWFAEDPLQTPAARFLDEVVDAGYEWIELGPYGYLPTDPAELSDELEKRRLKVSAGTIFAALHRPDHYDEAWAQVEQVAKLTQAMGGTHLVVIPGQWRSDKTGEQIEPRELDEDGWARLAAGMDRLGRDVRNGYGLQIAVHSHADTHIDTHAEVDRFLELTDPDVVKLCLDTGHVSYSGGDNLKIIADHPDRIAYVHLKQVDPAIVARVKAEDLPFGEAVKLGAMVEPPHGIPAMPPILEALEGLGRDLFAIVEQDLYPVAFDAPLPIATRTRTYLNSCR